From the Lathyrus oleraceus cultivar Zhongwan6 chromosome 3, CAAS_Psat_ZW6_1.0, whole genome shotgun sequence genome, the window TCACCAGATCCCATAAAGGATCATAACTGCAATGACCACTATCCATCGGAGAAAAGGTCCAAATTGAAGAGCTTTGGAATAACCACATTTTAGATTAGTCAGCTAAAAGATCCCATAGTAGGATAAAATTGTGGTAAACCTCATGATAAATATCCTATTATAAAATCATAATTACTCctttaaaattatattttttttataaatttttattttttcttaattattacttgcaaaatttaagttaatattaACTGCAATTTTTTATCAAAATTATCCTTATATAATTATTacagaaaaataaaataaaataaatgtaGAAAATAATTAATGATATTAATAGGTAAAAGAATAATTATAATTTAAAAGATAATgataataattaatttttttaatatatataaaaattaaaaaaaaatgataCTTAAAAGAAACGGAGAGATCGTAAGATTTCTGTACAATTTTCGGAACATATCCATAAAAGACAGCATATAAGACTCTCATCACTATTTACACAAAAATATCTTAAATCTGGGTCACTATTATAAATAAAAGTCAATAattttcaaattaattaatatttatGTTACTATTATATTTTTGATTTAATCTAAAAGTACTTAATATTAATAGTTGATccatcatatatatatatatatatatatatatatatatatatatatatatatatatataaactaaagatattataataaatcttaTTTTGACTGtatataatattaaaaaaaatcaattgtacttaattaatttttttaaccGATATGAAAGTAAGagtaatgctaacttgtgcctTAAGGGTACGTTAAAGAAATccataaataaaaaatttatattgaaaaaataaataaaattataattgTACGTTTTTAATAAATTCAGTACgcaatttttaattttttttttatatttatcTTTTAACTTGTGCCCATTAGGGCATAAGTTAACATTATCCTGAAAGTAATTATTTTTACTTATAATTATGATCGAAGGGAGTATTACAAAGATATATTATCATTTATCTAACCTTAAATTATACTCTGTGCGTTATAATTATAAGCAAAAATAACTACTTTTGTACTAATTAAAAAAAAGTTAATTAACTGTAATCAATTTTCTTAATCTTATGTACAATTAAAgtaaaaattattataatatttttaagTATATTTGATAACCTTAAATTATATTATCTGCGGTCACAATTATAAGTAAAAATAACTACTTTTGCAATAAGAAAATTAGTTAAGTGCAATTTTCTTAATTTTATGtacaattaaaattaaaattatcCTTAGTTATATTTGATAACCTTAAATTATACTCTGTACTTTTACAATTATAAGCAAAAATAACTACTTTTGCACTAATTAAAAATATTAGTGAAGTgtaatcaatttttttaattttatgtACTAAAGTAAAAATTActataatatttttaattatatttgATAAATCAACTATTAACACTAAACTCTTATGAAGTATAATAGTAATACATGtattaattaatttgaaaaataataatttttatcTATAATGGTGATCAAGATTTAAagtaatttatttatttataataatgaCCGAACGAAGTATTCTTCCAAATCTTTTAATAGTCAAAGTATTATACTAGATGGTGAATTTATGATTGTTTTAATAGAATATTTGATGTTTGaatgtttttctttttctttttttacttACAAACTATACAAATTAAACTTTATTTTTAtaacaaaataagaaaagcaaaGTATAGGATTTTTCATGTCTATATTAAGAGTAGAAGCAAAAGGAATGTTATCCTAGCTCTCAAGGTATGAGATGTTGGGTTGAAGGGGTCTCTAAGATTTTCCAGGTTGTGATAGATCATTTTTCTAATCACCTTAGAGAATTCTATGACGATCGTCCTCAAAAAATTAGTACCCAAAGGGGATTGAAGCAAGGTGACTCCCTAGCTCCCTTCCCTTTTCTCCTGGTAGCCGAAGGCCTGAGTGGTCAGATTTCTAGGACGATAAAGTTGTAACTTTTATCAGGTATTAGAAGAGGATCCTCGGACTTAGTGATCTCCCATCTTCAGTACACATACGACACAATTATCTTGACCGTTGCTTTTATTAATAATCTCTGGACCATTAAGGATGTTATCCTGACCGTTGCTTCTATTAATAATCTCAGACCTTTGTGTGAATTTTACTAAGATTTGGCCGAAATTTTCGACTTGATATCTTAAGTTAGTCTATCCCATCTAATCCGCTTTAAAAATGAGACGGAGGTGTCTAAGGCGGATTTTATTTGCGGACTTTTTGTTAAAAAAGAATTCTTtaaattaaaattgaataagGTATTGAAAAAGACCAATCtattaatatttttattgataaaaattaaaaataaaataaaataataaattttatatGATAAAGAAGTAATAAAATAGtaaactattattattattattattattattattattattattattattattattattatgtaaTCAAATAATACTAcaattttttatatattttattatgtAATGACTATTAAATGTATGTATTATTATTCGTCGAATATTGTAAATAATGAATCAAATTGCAACTAAAATAGTAAATTATTAAAgaaaattataaataaattaataagTTAAATCAAAACTAATGGTCCGTTAAATAAATTAATAAGTTAAACCAAAACTAATGGTCCGTCAACTTGCCAGTAAATAGAGCGAACTTAACCTTTGAACTCGAACATTTAAATTAACCCATTCTGATGCTTTCGGACGGGGCAACCCACCTTGTCACCCTATTTTTGTATGTCTCCTTTTTCCGATTCACCTTTACTGATATACATACACTTGTCAGAACAAGAAACAAACTTTCAATTTTTAAAGGAATTATTTGGACTTACTTTTAGATAAAATAAAACGCACAACAGATGTGGCTTTTTCAGCATTTCAAATTCCTCATGCAGTAAATTGGGAcaaaaaaatctttaaaaaaaagACACATCCATTGCACCAACAAGGTAACAATAACATTCCATCATAACAAAAATTAAATTGTAAGTaagaaaaaaaaacaacaaaagtAGCAACAATTTAACTAAACACACAGATTATTCATCCACACCTAATAGTAGTAAGACAAACGTTGAAGGGAAGAATATAAAATCCACAACACAATTTTCTTAAGCTTGAGGCTTGTCCCACTTGAGTGGCTTCACAACTTCCCAAGTGAAATCAGGATCATCCCTTCCAAAGTGTCCATAAGCAGCTGTCTTAAGAAACCTGCTATTGCCACCCCTCTTTAGGTCCAAGTTGATGGTGATCATCCCAGGTCTGAAGTCGAAACTCTCCTTCACAATTTGAAGAATCTCCTTGTCGGGAATCTTTCCGGTTCCATAACTGTCAACAAACACTGATAAAGGCTCTGGCACACCGATTGCGTATGAAACTTGAACAAGGCATCTGCGAGCAAGACCGTTGGCCACGATACTCTTTGCTGCCTGACGAACAACATAGGCACCACTTCTGTCGACCTTAGTTGGGTCCTTGCCGGAAAAGGCACCTCCACCGTGGGCTCCCCAACCGCCATAGGTATCGATGATGATCTTCCTTCCGGTGAGACCGGCGTCACCATGGGGACCTCCAATGACAAAGCGGCCAGAAGGGTTAAGGTGGAAGATGGTCTTCTCGTCCAAGTACTTCTCGGGGATAACAGGCTTGATGACATGTTCCTTAAGATCGGCGGCGATCTGGTCATTACTGACAGTCTCGTCGTGCTGTGTGGAAATGAGGACAGTGTGGACACGGACCGGAACCATAGCACCGTTTTCATTGTAATACTCAACAGTAACTTGTGTCTTGCCGTCTGGTCTCAGCCAAGCACAGGTACCGTTCTTCCTAACCTCGGTAAGACGAGCACCAAGTTTGGTTGCAAGGACATGGCTCAACGGCATAAGCTCAGGAGTTTCATCAGTAGCATAACCAAACATATGACCCTGATCACCAGCACCAACCTCTTCGGGACTTTTCGAGAAATGTCCATGAACACCTTGAGCAATATCAGGACTCTGCTGCTCAATATTGACCAAAACCTTACATTTGTCAGCATCAAGACCAACATCATCTGATATAAACCCAATGTTGCGGCACGTGTCACGAACA encodes:
- the LOC127132570 gene encoding S-adenosylmethionine synthase — protein: MAETFLFTSESVNEGHPDKLCDQISDAVLDACLEQDPDSKVACETCTKTNMVMVFGEITTKANVDYEKIVRDTCRNIGFISDDVGLDADKCKVLVNIEQQSPDIAQGVHGHFSKSPEEVGAGDQGHMFGYATDETPELMPLSHVLATKLGARLTEVRKNGTCAWLRPDGKTQVTVEYYNENGAMVPVRVHTVLISTQHDETVSNDQIAADLKEHVIKPVIPEKYLDEKTIFHLNPSGRFVIGGPHGDAGLTGRKIIIDTYGGWGAHGGGAFSGKDPTKVDRSGAYVVRQAAKSIVANGLARRCLVQVSYAIGVPEPLSVFVDSYGTGKIPDKEILQIVKESFDFRPGMITINLDLKRGGNSRFLKTAAYGHFGRDDPDFTWEVVKPLKWDKPQA